The Funiculus sociatus GB2-C1 genome segment CATATCCCAAGGTTCCTACAGTTGTCCCCATTGACATCACCGTACTACTCAGTTCTTTAGAAATGCCGAAGTCTATCAGCACTAGCTGGTTATTCCTGCGGCGCATGATATTTTCTGGCTTGATATCCCGGTGAACGACTCCCTGCTGATGGATGAATTTCAGCACAGGTAATAAATCAGCCAACAACTGACGAATTTGTGCTTCGTTGTAGGTTTTCTCCTGTTCCAATTCTTGAAGTAAATTCTGTCCGTCGATGAATTCCTGCACAAAATACAGGCGCTTATCCTGTTCAATGTGTGCCAGCAGGCGGGGAATTTGGGGAGATTCATCGCCTAGCCGGTCTAATTGCGCTGCTTCTCGGTTAAAAAGTTCTATGGCTTTCTGGAATGCAGCAGGATTATTTTGAATTTCGGGCGCTGGGAAAAACTGCTTAATCACACAAGGCTTTTTGGAGGGCGTGTCTTCATCCACCGCTAAGAAATTTCTGCCCATACCACCTGCACCGAGGAAATTAGTAGCGCGGTAGCGGTCTTTGAGTAACAGTAAGGTTCCGCAACTAAAGCAAAACCTGGTTCCAGGTGAGTTGCTGGTAGGTTTTTGGCAATTGGGATTGAGGCAGTACACGATAGTTAGGAGAGAATGAGCAGATTGAATCTATGGTAAATCTTTTCCAAATTCAAAATGCTCTGATAAAAGTAATTCTCGGCTATACAAATGAAACCCGCCTTTGCTAGTTTCAAATT includes the following:
- a CDS encoding serine/threonine-protein kinase, which encodes MYCLNPNCQKPTSNSPGTRFCFSCGTLLLLKDRYRATNFLGAGGMGRNFLAVDEDTPSKKPCVIKQFFPAPEIQNNPAAFQKAIELFNREAAQLDRLGDESPQIPRLLAHIEQDKRLYFVQEFIDGQNLLQELEQEKTYNEAQIRQLLADLLPVLKFIHQQGVVHRDIKPENIMRRRNNQLVLIDFGISKELSSTVMSMGTTVGTLGYAPPEQMAYGEAYPASDLYALGATCIYLLSNVVPNELFNPQEKRWLWQDVLASRGTAVSEQLGQTLDKMLKVDVGERYQSVGEVLEVLKLKVGTNNQTNLNPSIIGTWHGKFSNKPASLIVTRRSNNVFHGTLTVNEWISKTKVDVEVDFNPLTNKIIIREIRIIPGSIGRWNLVENNEGILSLDGKQMIGKVKGYGSYSWLFSKSDHK